The following DNA comes from Erythrolamprus reginae isolate rEryReg1 chromosome 8, rEryReg1.hap1, whole genome shotgun sequence.
gctcatagacacacagtacagtattttattttgaaattctctgaggcaaaacggtgggttttttgtttgtttgtttatttaatatttctgtgccgcccagtcccaaagggactgccgctcagacactatacttttccgcccacccccccaaaaaattagagggaacactggtactgtatattctttattttctatgtACAGAACACAATACTATCTTACTATACAACACCACCACTAACTACAGACCACTACGAACCAACCACAATGAACCTCAACGAACCACtgaccacacctatgcaaaggtgcattaatgtttatacaattctaaatcatagcttattatttattttattatttatttattatttagatttgtatgccgcccctctccgaagactcggggcggctcacaacagagaaaaacaaatcataaataatccgagtaagtttaaaacatttaaagatttaaaaaacccttatactaaaagacacacacacaagcataccatgtataaattaaacatgtccaggggaagatgttttaattcccccatgcctgacggcaaaggtgggttttaaggagtttacggaaggcaggaagagtaggggcagttctaatctccggggggagttggttccagagagccggtgtcgccacagagaaggctcttcccctggggcccgccaaccgacattgtttagttgacgggacccggagaaggcccactctgtgggacctaatcggtcgctgggattcgtgcagcaggaggcggtctcggaggtattctggtccgatgccatgaagggctttaaaggtcataaccaacactttgaattgtgaccggaaattgatcggcagccaatgcagactgcggagtgatggtgaaacatgggcatacctaggtaagcccatgactgctctcgcagctgcattctgcacgatctgaagtttctgaacacttttcaaaggtagccccatgtagagagcattacagtagtcgaacctcgaggtgatgagggcatgagtgactgtgagcaatgagtcccggtccagatagggccgcaactggtgcaccaggcgaacctgggcaaacgcccccctcgccacagctgagagatggttttctaatgtgagctgtggatcgaggaggacgccctagttgcggaccctctctgagggggtcagtaattcccccccccccccagggtaatggacggacagatgggattgtccttgggaggcaaaacccacagccactccgtcttatccgggttgagtttgagtgttgacacccatccaggccccaacagcctccaggcaccggcacatcacttccaccgcttcgttgactgggcatggggtggagatgtaaagctgggtatcatcagcatattgatgatacctcaccccatgtccttggatgatctcacccagcggtttcatgtagatgttaaatagcaggggggagaggaccgacccctgaggtaccccacaagggagagacctcggagccgacttctgaccccccactaaccgactgcgactggccagagaggtaggaggagaaccactgaagaacagtgcctcccactcccaacccctccagccggcacagaaggataccatggtcgatggtatcgaaagccactgagaggtcaaggagcaccaggacagaggataaacccctgtcccgggcctgccagagatcatccatcaacgcgaccaaagcggtttccatgctgtaaccgggcctgaagcccgactgctggggacctagataatcggcttcttccaaggaccgctggagctggagtgccaccaccttctcaacaaccttccccataaagggaaggttggagactggacgatagttattaagtacggctgggtccagggagggcttcttgaggagggggcgcacgagcgcttctttatagagagatggaaagactcccctccccaaggaagcattggtaatctcctgggcccagctccgtgtcacctccctgctggccgaaaccaaccaggagggacacggatccagtaaacaggtggcggaactcacagctccaatggccttgtccacttcatcaggtgtcaccagatcaaactcttcccagacaggtggacaagtacgtgccccagtcacctcgactgactcgttgtcagtcgactctgtattacaattggagttgagattggcccggatctgagcgactttatcagcgaaaaacgtgttaaaatcctcggcactgctctgcaagggttccccagctcccccctggttaagaagggagcgggtcaccctaaacagagcggccgggcgggattccgctgatgcaatcaaggcggcatggtacgcgcatcttgccgccttgagcgccactttgtaagtcttaataaaagctcttacaagtgttcgatcagattcagacctacttttcctccatcgcttctctagacgtctcttttggcgtttcaactcccagagctcctcgttgaaccagggggctctacggggtctagcgccacggagaggtcgcaaaggcgcaatccggtcaagagcccctgccgcagccctgttccaggcctcagcaagagactccgccaaactgtggacgagtgcctctggaataaccccaagcgccgtctgaaagccctctgggtccatcaggcgtctggggcggaacatcttcattggttccgcctccctgcggggaaggattggagccaggaagtcaagccgtagtagaaaatggtctgaccgtgACAaaagcaacacttctaagccccttagtctcataccattactcaattgctcggaaaggaataccatgtcaggtgcgtgccctccctcgtgagtcggaccctgtactacttgagtcaggtccatggctgtcatggtggccatgaactcctgtgccaacccagaggtttcgccgagtgacggcagattgaagtcccccaggacaataagtccggggaactccaccgccaacccggctacctccttgagtggcacaggcagggcttttgacacgcagctgggaggcaggtacgtgagaaataagcccacctgaacccctaagtccaacttcatcaagagagactcgcaacccgcaatttccggagcaatgagtctacataggcaaaggctctccctggctataatagccactcctcccccccttccctggggttgaggttgatgccatatctgaaacccggctgggcagatttcagagagaggaacacctccctccgggcccagccaggtttcagtaatacatgccaggtcggcctcctcatccaggatcagatcccagatgaggagagctttatttaccaccgacctggcattgagcagcagcaacctgagcccagggccagagttacactcatcaccagtacccaagattgggctcacagagccggaacaagggactgttattaagcaacgatctctcgttcccctggaacggctaactctgtggcccccgccatatctgcctctccccagcaacacagggatattctggccctctgccaccccagagatcgatccACTTTGCATAATTACAGCCTTTTaactgtaaatggaatattatttTAGGACAGTACTAATCCTGATAGGTGTGTGTGCACATGAGCAGGGGCAGTGGGAGGGTGCATGAACGGGGAGggcatgcacacgcacacacacccttttggcacacgaaccaaaaaaggttcgccatcactggtataggatctcctgcttgtgcGGGGGGTCATCctagaagatctccaatgtcTCTTCCAAtgatagcacttaagacttatacagtgttcccttgattttcgcaggggatgcgttccgagaccgcccgcgaaattcgaatttccgcgaagtagagatgcggaagtaaatacactatttttggctatgaacagtatcccaagccttcccttaacactttaaacccctaaattacaatttcccattcctttagcaaccatttagattattactcaccatgtttatttattaaagtttatttaaaaaaatgttttttaaaggcagacgaaagtttggcaatgacatatgacgtcataggGTGGGGAAaactggtataggggaaaaaaccacgaagtattttttaattaatatttttgaaaaaccatggtatagacgttttgcgaagttcgaacccccgaaaatcgagggaacactataccaTTTCACAATACTTTACAGCACTCTTTTAAGTAGTTTAccatgtcagcatattgcctgtaacaatcctggtcctcattttaccaacctcagaaggatagaaggctgagtcaatcttgagccagtcaggatcgaacttcaGGCTGTGGGCAAaggtttgcctgcaatactgcaattctaactactgcaccaccagggCTCTTAAAGAAACTCGCCATATTGCCTGGGTAAATAATATGAGCTTCTCACAGAAGTCTCTATTGGTTGTCTTGAGACCTTTGATACGCTCTCTTCCTCTTGCCACATAGCCAAGAAACACAGAAACCACAAGTAAAGTCGCATTGATAGGTGTTTCCGAGAGGAAATGGCCTCATTTTCAGACACAGCGTATCTCACATGAGTGCACTGAAGTAACATGTGCCATCTCACATTTGTTTCCTGCCCTCAGCATCAGCCTTGGCACATTTGATCTCGGTTTCCTATTGCTGTGTTTACTTGTCACCGTTCCTTTGAGTTGTGGTTTCCATACACCTGACAAGGCTGATGGGAAAGGCAGATTAAGTTGCTAGCAGAAGGAGGTGAGAATTATCTATCATATCATCTTGCCGGGCTAGAACTGGTGGGAGGCGGGTggtctttgtgggtttttttaaaaaaggtttgttCCATccaaaaataaaattggaaaatgTGTGTGTGGAGTAAATGTGAGAACAGCTTTGTTGGTTCTGAATTAGTTTTATGATGATTCAACAGCATTATTTCTTTCGAGATGCAGCCCTTCATAAGGTGCGGAGTAAAACAACTGTCCAATAAAAATGGGGTGAAACCAATGTAGGGCTCCTCATCTCTGGTGCTACCGGTgtgctcagtaatgggcagccaaattttttactgccacactgtgggtgtggcttaatggtcatgtggccaggctGGGaggggcttgaacgatcatcgttcaagtgaactgttaagtcctcgacttacaaccttaccagtgtcgctcactggggtgacaatttgcttcgtgtttctcgCTCGCCTTCCTGAgtctcaagctgggtagctacgtgaacgggtgctgccagacgcataaatgctgccagtgccgcttccacccacaccttctgcttgcacctcaggcaggaggtggctacgtgaggctggaggggagccgggcaggagagagggaagcttgtcccaggccaggaaggaggaaagaggaaaaaagcaaggagctcagacgcagcagcagcaggaggaaaaaagaggagagccaagctgagaccaataatccaggaagtgacagccgccgatcagcgaGCTGCgcaggcatcttcatttccaccagtggaactacgttccaccccattctgcctgctgcccacctctgggtGTGCTCCCAGAGAACAGTGCAGGCAGGCACGCATAAGGTCGGCATGTGTACGTTGGCATGAGATTCGGCTACTGCGCATGTGCTGGAGGCGAAATcttgcacacatgagatttcacagttttttggcaatttctttgcttctatgtacgtgtggaagcaaaaaaaccaccaaaacccAGTGAAATTTCACTTACGAGAGCATCCCCACCTAAGATTTTGCTTCCGGCGCATGCCTAATGTCTCGCAGGTGCATGTGTCGGGGATGCGGAGATGCGTATGCCTTTCCATTTCCGCTAACACACTATAGTATGGCCCGTATCAGATgcaaccagggatgggctactaacCGGAATGGCAGGAACGCCGTTTCGTTGACGGAAATGGAGTGTGTAGGCTTGCACACGCAACCGGCGTGATTCCGAAGAGCTGAAACTTGCGATCGGCACGCACACGTGTTTCTGGCCCATTCCGTTAGGGCCGGGAATGGTTGCCCGCCACTGGGTGCAACCCACTACTAGGTGGCACCAGCGGAGGGGTTGCAAGTCAGATCCTTACTCTTCTTGACATGGAAGTAAAATCTAGTTGaaagttgatttttttattttttttattttgcttgctGAAAGGaattaaggcaggggtgtcaaaattcAAGACCCGCTGGCCAGATAACGACCAGCGGGGTGCACAGATCTGGCCCGCGGGGTGGACCTGAAAACAACAAAGGACtgacccacagtgcctctgccagtgaaaacggagcccaGGGCCACATGCAGGGAGCTGCAGGAAGACAATGCAGCAGAAAACAGGATGTGGGATGGCTACACACAGCCCCCACgggctctgttttcgctggcagagggctatcaaaacaaacaacaaaaaggagaaatgtctccccttttgcatttgagcatgcaagaagggacaggaaaggcgaaagaggaaagaaaaagaagggaagagagcaaggaaggaaagggggaggaaggaaggagaaagaagagggaagggaaaataagaggaagaaaagagaaaagaagggaaaggagagggggaggaaggaaggaaggagtttatAATGAGTGGGAGGGGTCAGGAAAGTCCTGCATTAGGATTTGGCCATCACAAGTTTGATGGCCATCATCATCCTGAGAAGGGTTCCATATCATGCCCACCCCCAGACCTCTAATGCGAACCTCAattaaatcgagtttgacaccccccgGGTTAGGGCACTCTTTAGTATAGGTATGTAATTGGTGTGTTCGTGGTTTTTCCCATGTATTGAGAGTGGTtttgcgacgtttcgatgagatcACACCACCGTCCGTTTCCGCCTTCCTGGAAGCTTGACGAAAGCCTCTGGAGCAGAGAAGGGCTCCCTGTTGCTGGTGCTACTAGTGCACTACCAGTGACCTGCGTGCGAACGCATGTGTCCAGCATGCGTGTGCACTCCGAcataaaatttggcttctgcgcatgtacaggaagtgaaatctcatgttcAGCAAGcaggcgcggaagcaaaaaaacaccaaaaCCCAGCGAAATCTCACGTGTGTGAGTGTCCTCGTACGAGATTTCACTTCCTAcgaatgcgcagaagccaaatctctcgCGGGCACATGTGAGTGCACGTGTCGGGGATACGGAGATGGATgagcatctccatttttcctaccaggATGGCACACCGGATCGTCCATGCTGCAACCAAATACTGCTCTGGAGCCTGCGGAGaacgaaaaatgggcctaccagataTAATGGGAGTCCAGAAATGAGCCTGTTGGATTCTGGAGGGCCTCCGTGGCCTgggagaggctgttttcgccctcctggaggcttgaggaaagaGAGGGgcatggggatggtgaaaaatgagcctactagacatactggaagttcagaaatgggcCTGGTTCCAGATTGTGGAGGGCCTGTGGAGCTtgggagaggctgttttcaccctcctggaaGCTCGAGGAaggcctctgaagcctggggaatgtAAAAAGCCCCACCCTCTGTGGTGCACGAGGCCAAGTAGACCACGCCCCCATGGCCACGGCCACCCAACAACCAGGCCGCGAACCAGTTGCTAAAAGCTTTGAATCCCACTCCTATCAAAGGTGAAATTACACTATGGAAGTCAAACTAAACTACATTAGATAGAATCAGCATTAGAGAGTGCATGTTTTGGATGAAGCCCTTGTTTTCCTACAAAATTATTTCATCGATTATTCCATTATTCACCAACTGTATTTTAAAGACTTTATTTATTAAGGTACAAAATGGattttataaattatttcagATTCACATTTAAATTAACAATTCACAGTACTGTGGGCATTTACGGAATAAAATTAAAACTCTAGAAAAACAGTGTGTGTTGCTTCATACATTTTTATCAAAGAGATATCAAAAAGAAGcacatcttttttctctcttcatcTCTTGTCTTTTTTCCATCTCATAGTtgcacatctttcagtgcaaattgggagctctgggctggagctccattttcgctaccccactgcgtcccatcccacccccggtccgggcagtagcccatccctgattatcTCTTAAGAGAATTTATCCTTCCAATAATGTCTTGAATGATTTATTGTTTTCAATGAGGTATAAAGTATGAGAATACTGTTAAGGTCAGAAATACAGTAAtggccaaaattgtggaaacttttgtttttttgaaaagtgTATTTTTGAGGTTTGATGGCTAATGACATCATTttttgggtggatgggtggagggGAGTTTCAAGATATTCCACTGTTGGATTGGCCTAGGAATATCCCAGACCTTAACAGAATTGAAAATCTATGGAGCCGACcaatgaagggttaccaaaaattttactaccacactgtgggcatggcctatgcaggacgccctgcattttctttcaacatctttctgtgcaaattgggtgcagctccattttcgctaccccagcaAGCGACCCAGCAATAAAACCCAGTTAAGGGAATCAATTATTCAATCTTGGTTTCACATTCTAACAGCTGAAAAACTACAAGACTTGGTTCACTCCACGGGAAGACATTGTAAAATTGTAATTCATGCTAAAGGTTAACAACAAAGTATTAACTGACATGGTGATAATTTTTATACATGTCGTTTTTTTTCTATGGTGATAATTTTTGAATATCTCATTGTTTCTACATGTTTCACTTTTCTTCTTTATAACTGTTTATTCTAATAGCAAATCCTTCATAACagttattgcattgcattgttgaTTAAGTTATAATTCtattgatatataattttatggtaCTGCTACTCCAAAAAAAGAGGGGTTGTTATTAGCTATTtttagaaaatacagtgatacctcgtcttacaaacgcctcgtcatacaaacttttcgagatacaaacccgaggtttaagatttttttgcctcttcttacaaactattttcaccttacaaacccaccgccgccgctgggatgccccgcctctggacttccgttgccagcgaagcacccgtttttgcgctgctgggatttccctgaggctccccacctctggactcttgtgtttttgtgatgctgcaggggaatctcagcaggggaatcccagcagtgtaaaaacgggtgcttcgctggcaacggaagtccagaggtggggtttcccagagaggggagcctcagtgaaatcacagcatcacaaaaacacagaggtctggaggtggggttttcaggactttggtgtttttgtgatgctgcaatttcactgatgctcccttcgctgggaaaccccacctccggacttccattgccagtgatgctcgtttttgtgatgctgggattcccctgctgggattctcctgcagcatcgcaaaaacacagaagcacggaggtggggtttcccatggaggggggcctcaggggaatcctagcagcgcaaaaacaggtgcttcactggcaaaaggggtgaattttgggcttgcacgcattaatcgcttttccattgattcctatgagaaacattgttttgtcttacaaacttttcaccttaagaacctcgtcccagaaccaattaagtttgtaagacaaggtatcactgtacactttTTCTAAAAggtttccacaattttggccactaCTGTAGAAGAAAGAATCAGGAAGAAACTCAAAGTAATTCCATCTTGATTTTCTTAGCATCAAATGTGGCAGAGAGATAGATTTGAACCCCTTGAGATAAGTAGTCTAGGTTGAGGAACAGACATAGCAAGGATTCCTAGAATCCTACCTTATTGTTGTAGGGAATGAGTGTTGAAAGTCTATCCAAGTTTCTCTCTATTCCATGTTAAACTAAACAAGACAGCATTATTTTGACTTTTATCTCCATGCTTGCTGTATGGGCCAATTGTACCTGGAAGAGAACTCTAGTGAAATGTTTAAAACAACTGGTAAATTGTGCTTTCCCCCCAAGTTATCATGGCATCAAATAAAGGTGTTATCAACTCCATACCACTCATAATATGAGTTTCCTATCAATCACTCAGCCTCAACTATACTTATTTCAGATGGCACCTTCTGACGTCCGCAATGCAGGCTTTGCAATTGAATACTGTCCTGTAAATCTTGCCTTGAAAGCCTCCTTCGAAACTCATCTGTAGTAAAGTAATAAATTATAGGGTCGACACATGAATTCAAACTGGCAAGACATAAGGCAATTGCGTGGAAGATCAAAATAACCTTCCGGGCATAAGAATCTTCTATCGTTTGGGATTTGACCAAGTAATTCAAAGGGAAGCTGATGTGGTAAGGACCAAAGCAGATCAAAAAGAGAACGGCACAAGTCAAGATCATCTTTAAGGCTTTCTGTTTCTCCCCAAGGTCTTGGGAAACAGAATTCTTCTCTTGAAGAGATAAGATGGTCTTCCAAGAACAATACAAGATAATCAACAGAGGGGTTACGAAGCCAACCAGTTCACCGAGGGACATCAATGCTATTGAGATAGGATCATCTGCAGTCTTCAAGGGCAGGTCCACAAAGCATTTATTGTTGGCACAGGTCTCGTTGGAGGAAAGCCGCAGAAGGGGGAAGGGtaagcagccaatgcagaccacaaCCCACCCAGCAATGCAGATGTACATGTCGTACATGCGCTTGCAGTCACTGAACTTCAGAGGGTGCAGGAGGAACTGGAATCTCCTCACACTGATGCAAACCAAAAAGTAAATGCTTGCATACATGTTGACGTACTTGAGGTAGAAGCAAAACATACAAAGTTCCTTCCCCAGGTGCCAACTTTTAGACAGGTAATAAAAAATCCTTAGTGGCAGAGATAGAACTTGGGCCAAGTCTGCAATGGCGAGGTTGATCATAAATATCACGGCCCGTTtggtttctttcatatatccatAGAAGATCCAGAGAGCCAAAACATTCCCAATCAGCCCAGGGATCAGGATGATGGTGTACACAATGGCATAGAGATGTTTCAAAAACTCCTCTTCGTCATGGTTTGAGTCATTGGCTGCCATGATTTTCCTTGTGAAATATTGGAGAACGGTAAGGAGATTATTTAAAATTGTTGCTATCTTGAATTCACAGGGAAAGGATGTGAAAAGGCTAAGACACTGTGTGTGTAAAATCTGAATATTACCTGGTTTTGTTGCATCCTCTTTTCTTTTGCGAGCTTGCAAAAACAGATTTTGCTGCAATGTCTTAgtaggattttttatttttaaaaaatcaaaatatttaggATCTTTTTGCTTC
Coding sequences within:
- the GPR174 gene encoding probable G-protein coupled receptor 174, coding for MAANDSNHDEEEFLKHLYAIVYTIILIPGLIGNVLALWIFYGYMKETKRAVIFMINLAIADLAQVLSLPLRIFYYLSKSWHLGKELCMFCFYLKYVNMYASIYFLVCISVRRFQFLLHPLKFSDCKRMYDMYICIAGWVVVCIGCLPFPLLRLSSNETCANNKCFVDLPLKTADDPISIALMSLGELVGFVTPLLIILYCSWKTILSLQEKNSVSQDLGEKQKALKMILTCAVLFLICFGPYHISFPLNYLVKSQTIEDSYARKVILIFHAIALCLASLNSCVDPIIYYFTTDEFRRRLSRQDLQDSIQLQSLHCGRQKVPSEISIVEAE